The genomic DNA AAAAAGGAagatttaggtatttatagatatatattaaaatatgtggccgccaggaatcaacaattcaggttgattccgtaattaaatcagacccaagtcatcatcgggttgaggagtttatttccaatctggtaggtaaaaagtaggaataaagagaaagggagaggctagtccaggccaaaggcctggacggagagagaagaaggttataaagcttaataaatgaagctgtaagccacaaggcccaacagccagataggcagagtttagaattggcccagctaggccaaggaagtcagcctaacttacccacgtgacaatatagagtgtaagctgtctgtggtctcaggagatgcttcttcttccagttccagacggcaactgcccccacaggaagttcactcacttacttaaagagatcgtgtctttcatcacttcctgtggtccacctctaattcaaatggacaaatggcagtttctacattgatttggactgcccaaagggcagtcccttattcttgatttgttacttattatcacgtgtgggtaactcgtctcccctccccactaagggaggtgaggattacatcatttctacgcctaggatgggtagatttttgactattaatgggctcaagctaattctatttacacaagtgAAAGTTAAGGGTTGTTTCCTTTTGCATTCTTATTATTGTTACTGGACAAGGGATGAATCCTTAAATAATTGTGAGATTTACTGTTATAAGGTAAActgattatatgaaattgaagAACTTGCCtacaaacaaaattttaacatATCTACAATAAGGTATTTGGTTGACTGTGCCAAGTATCTCTGAGAGGGGTCTGATACTGCAGATATATGGGACAATCTGGAACATGACCAAGGGCCTTTCCCcaatagcaaagaaataaaaggatacaaacaattctcaaaagaaatgtaAACGATTGACAACCATCTGAATGTTCATCATTAAAAAACCCACACTTCAAATGAATAGGAAAAGGTTTTATTCTAAATACCAAGTGTGGAGAGTACTTTGTGAAAAGTACATACTTGCTCAAATGTGCACAAAGTTGGCATTAACTTTACTTATAAATTCTCTAATCTCAACTCTGTCCACATTTCAGCTGTGTGGCTTCTCTAACGATTATTTCTACCTTCCTCCAAATTCCAATACTTATTGTAGTTTATATGCTAATTTTACCTATCAATAGGTATTATGTTTAGGTCAACTGTACTACATAGTCAGTttggggaagttaggtggcacaagATTTGAAGAAGAAGGTTGAGAAGAGCTGCAATGAGAAAGCCGGAAAGGACTGGCTTCATGTGGGAGAATTCCacttttgttcatattctttaattttcagttcatcatattcataaggtttctccatATGAATTGCTTGATGTTTCCTAAGTTTTGTGCTTTGGAGAAAAGGCATTCCACATTTATTATATTGGCAAGTTTTTTCTCATCAGTATAATTGATATTTTATAAAGGATTCCGCAGGAAAACTTTCCCTCAATCACAATCCTCTTAAAagttctctccagtatgaattctctgatggtgAGTAAGCTGTGCTTTTAGCCGGAAGGCCATTTCACACTTGTTACACTCATAGGGTTTCTCACCAGTATGGATTCTCTTATGTCGAGTAAGGTGTGTGCTCAATCTGAAGGCCCTTCCACATTCGTTACATTCATAGCGTTTTTCTCCAGTATGTATTCTGTAATGCCgattttgttctgttctttgactaaaggctttcccacatatGTTACACTCAtatggtttctccccagtatggattctaTGATGGTGAATGAACTGTGTTCTCAGGCGGAAGGCCTTCCCACACTCGTGACATTCGAATGGCTTCTCACCACTGTGAATTGTTTGATGTTCTGTAAGACCTGTCCTCTGgcggaaggccttcccacatttgTCACATTCAAAGCGTTTCTCACCAGTATGAATTGTCTGATGTTTAGTGAGGCGTGCCTTCAGGcggaaagctttcccacattcgtGACATTCATAAGGCTTTTCTCCACTATGAGTTCTCTGATGTAGAACAAGGTTTCTACTCAGGCTAAAAACCATCCCACATAGATTACATTCATATTTCTCTCCGGTATGAAGGCTTTGATGTTGAGTAAGTTGTCTTTTTTGGCGGAAGGTACTagcacattcattacattcatagtGTGAGTTTTCTGATGTTGAGTGAGCTGTGAACTTTGGtagaaggccttcccacattcatcacattcataaggttttttcCCAGCATGTATTTTCTTATGCAAAGAAAGTCCTGCATTCTGGGTGAAAGctctcccacattcattacatacataaagtttctctccagtatgaattctctgatgttgagtaAGGTATGTGCTGCTATAGAAGGCTTTGccacatatattacatacataaggtttctcaccagtatggattctctgatgttgtaTGAGCTGTGAGCTTTGGcaaaaggccttcccacattcttcacattcataaggtttttctcctgCATGCATTTTCTTATGCAAAGAAAGTCCTGCATTCTGGgtgaaagctttcccacattcattacatacataaggtttctctccagtatgagttctctgatgTTGGGTAAGGTATGTGCTACTGTGGAAGGCTTTGCCACATATATTACATGAATATGGCTTCTCAccagtatgaattttctgatgttgaaTAAGCTGGGAACTCTGGcaaaaggccttcccacattctttacattcatatGGTTTTTCTCCAGCATGAATTCTCTTATGCAAGGAAAGTCCTGCATTCTGGgtgaaggccttcccacattcattacatacatatggtttctctccagtatgaattctctgatgcctGGTAAGATATGTGCTATTCTGGAAGGCCTTCCCACAGTCATTACAGGcataaggtttctctctagtGTGAATTTTATAATGTAGAGTAAGATATGCATTCAAACGGAAGGTTTTCCCACACTCATTACACTCATatggcttctctccagtatgaattgtTTAATGTTGAGTGAGTCCTGTGCTCCTTCGGAAAGCCTTCCCACAcacattacattcataaggtttgaATTCTATGATATTGAATAAGACTGGTTCTCtggctgaaggctttcccacattcattacattgaTAATGCTTCTCTTTATCATGCCTCCAATTTTCAAAAAAGTCTAAATTATGTTTAAAGAAGTTCCTATGTTCATTATACTTTGAGAATATCTTCTTTGAATGGATTCGATTATATTTTCTTGGGTTAGTGGCTCTtcttaagtactttctatgtgtATCCCATTTAAGGAGACTCATTCCTATAGATAATCTCTGTCCTTCAAAAGAGATGTGCCCTTGCCTAAAGCTTCTgtcatatttgttatatttatagcCTCTCAATTTATTTGCCCTTTTTTGGGGGGCTATTTTTATTTGCCaagaatatttttcctcattGCTCTGCTGTCTTTCTAATGTAATATCATGTTGCCAGGCTTCTTGTAAAGTGGATATATGGAGAACTTTTTCTTTCCTGGTGCCTATTTCCTGGTATGATTCTTCTGTTGAAATTCTTAGCTTTAGAGTGAACTCTTTGGTTCCATGAGCAGCCTCCCAAtctgaatgaaatatattttaaaaaaaaggaaatgttttctaTGATTCCTGCTATAGACATGAGTAATTCTGTCTTCTACAGAAAAATCATGTTCTAATTGACTTTCTGCCTAAGTGCTTCTTCTTTCCCCTAAGTTTCTATTTCATACAGAATCCCTGCTGCTTTCATTTGAAGGAGTCTGGTTCTCACTA from Gracilinanus agilis isolate LMUSP501 unplaced genomic scaffold, AgileGrace unplaced_scaffold12423, whole genome shotgun sequence includes the following:
- the LOC123253982 gene encoding zinc finger protein 420-like encodes the protein KPYECNECGKTFRLNAYLTLHYKIHTREKPYACNDCGKAFQNSTYLTRHQRIHTGEKPYVCNECGKAFTQNAGLSLHKRIHAGEKPYECKECGKAFCQSSQLIQHQKIHTGEKPYSCNICGKAFHSSTYLTQHQRTHTGEKPYVCNECGKAFTQNAGLSLHKKMHAGEKPYECEECGKAFCQSSQLIQHQRIHTGEKPYVCNICGKAFYSSTYLTQHQRIHTGEKLYVCNECGRAFTQNAGLSLHKKIHAGKKPYECDECGKAFRQRTGLTEHQTIHSGEKPFECHECGKAFRLRTQFIHHHRIHTGEKPYECNICGKAFSQRTEQNRHYRIHTGEKRYECNECGRAFRLSTHLTRHKRIHTGEKPYECNKCEMAFRLKAQLTHHQRIHTGENF